Proteins encoded in a region of the Coleofasciculus chthonoplastes PCC 7420 genome:
- a CDS encoding alpha-amylase family glycosyl hydrolase: MRYFKEYCEVNLEPGTAPFTWVFRSEEKIRIRFGVAVDKHPDCGQIIYELNDGQGYCDSHQITAETESVVENGFKMFSVILPPISSGGGCRYWLGYLDKFGNEHTSQHSRFLLVCDEAPRSMAEIPSVFLGFVDNQPLYGPKPVVAMTPSPTDWNARLFYSIIIDRFARGSDRHRTGLGAVKYDPSCPYASHGGTIRGVIEKINYLKSLGIRAIILSPVYVNAADGYHGYHPINLLMVEPRLGTLACLRELVAKAHEADIAVILDVVNNHIADSIQWEEYGGPPGGEFKYVHGDDTAVMPFPVEVRNTSLFHGPEYTDMVNQRLFGFLEDWRTETSYVRELLIQHLKYWIAQTDIDGFRYDSARHVGLDFWEPCVEEISRFAKYLGKHQFLQIAEHAGSSHEELIAYNSAKFSNLLDYPTYYIVKHSLADANWLGGFAEYFCGILTPSQPYHAGWRNNIMFLDNQDTTRIFHEFLSRIPNQDEARVRLHFAIACLVLGPQIPSIYQGTEQEFSGALGMHQREDTGDWIGHDCYVREDMFDNPACVWHFGPINQKSFEPYSRNHSTFVLIHQLAEIRFKSRLIQSGKRTLLCSRKDGLWCVLIHGTTDEPPILVAMNLGSKAVSDHALTLPKWYGAFDGVDMLMTTAGGAFYFVEGGLRIRLSPFTFVIGKLWKDSQKSAIVEAKIPDIIKHK; this comes from the coding sequence ATGCGCTACTTTAAAGAATACTGTGAAGTCAATCTTGAACCCGGTACTGCACCATTTACTTGGGTATTTAGGAGTGAGGAAAAAATCCGCATCAGATTTGGTGTCGCTGTTGATAAACATCCAGATTGCGGTCAAATCATCTATGAGTTGAATGATGGACAAGGATATTGCGATTCCCATCAAATTACAGCCGAGACGGAAAGCGTTGTCGAAAATGGGTTCAAAATGTTTTCAGTCATCCTACCACCGATCAGTAGTGGGGGAGGATGTCGATACTGGCTGGGTTATTTGGATAAGTTCGGTAATGAGCATACCAGTCAACACTCACGTTTTCTGTTGGTCTGCGATGAAGCGCCTCGGTCAATGGCTGAGATCCCATCCGTGTTCCTTGGGTTTGTTGACAATCAACCGTTGTATGGACCAAAGCCCGTTGTCGCCATGACACCTAGCCCTACCGATTGGAATGCACGTCTGTTTTACTCGATAATCATTGATCGATTTGCTCGAGGTTCAGACCGCCATCGCACGGGTTTAGGTGCGGTCAAGTACGATCCGTCTTGTCCATACGCTAGCCATGGTGGCACAATTCGTGGTGTGATTGAGAAAATCAACTACTTAAAATCATTAGGAATACGAGCCATTATTCTCAGTCCTGTGTATGTCAACGCCGCTGACGGATACCACGGCTATCATCCCATCAACCTATTGATGGTTGAGCCACGTCTAGGAACACTAGCCTGTTTACGTGAACTGGTGGCTAAAGCCCATGAAGCTGACATCGCTGTAATTTTAGATGTGGTTAATAATCACATCGCTGATAGTATTCAGTGGGAAGAATATGGAGGTCCTCCTGGTGGAGAATTCAAATATGTACACGGTGATGATACCGCTGTGATGCCTTTTCCGGTAGAAGTCCGCAACACCTCCCTGTTTCACGGTCCGGAATACACCGATATGGTGAATCAAAGACTCTTTGGCTTCTTGGAAGATTGGCGTACAGAAACAAGCTATGTTCGCGAACTGCTGATTCAACACTTGAAATACTGGATTGCTCAAACGGATATTGATGGCTTTCGATACGATTCAGCCCGTCATGTTGGTCTAGATTTTTGGGAACCTTGCGTTGAGGAAATATCACGGTTTGCTAAGTACCTGGGTAAACATCAGTTTTTACAGATCGCCGAACACGCTGGAAGTAGCCACGAAGAATTGATTGCATATAATAGTGCCAAATTCTCAAATTTACTAGATTATCCAACCTACTATATTGTCAAGCACTCTCTTGCTGATGCCAACTGGCTAGGGGGTTTTGCCGAATATTTTTGTGGAATTCTGACTCCATCACAGCCCTATCATGCGGGTTGGAGGAACAATATTATGTTCTTGGATAACCAAGACACAACTCGCATATTTCACGAATTTTTGAGTCGTATCCCTAATCAAGACGAGGCTCGCGTCCGTCTTCATTTTGCTATTGCTTGCTTGGTTCTAGGACCTCAAATCCCTTCAATTTATCAAGGAACAGAGCAGGAATTTTCTGGTGCGCTCGGCATGCATCAACGAGAGGATACAGGAGATTGGATTGGTCATGATTGCTATGTGAGGGAGGATATGTTTGATAACCCGGCTTGTGTGTGGCATTTTGGTCCAATTAACCAAAAAAGTTTCGAGCCATATAGCCGGAACCACTCGACCTTTGTGCTGATTCACCAGCTTGCCGAAATTCGGTTTAAAAGTCGCTTAATTCAGAGTGGGAAGCGTACCCTACTGTGTTCGAGAAAGGATGGTCTTTGGTGTGTACTCATTCATGGGACGACTGATGAGCCGCCGATCTTGGTGGCGATGAACCTTGGCTCAAAAGCTGTCTCTGATCATGCTTTAACACTGCCTAAGTGGTATGGTGCTTTCGACGGAGTTGATATGCTTATGACGACGGCGGGCGGAGCATTCTATTTTGTGGAAGGGGGGCTGCGAATTCGACTTTCACCCTTCACATTTGTGATCGGAAAACTCTGGAAAGACTCTCAAAAAAGTGCGATCGTTGAGGCGAAAATTCCTGATATTATTAAACATAAATGA
- a CDS encoding cation-translocating P-type ATPase, translating into MADLPNQPWTISSADLFKKLDVSEDDGLSDTEVQQRREQYGANRLQEAQRRGPLQILIEQFKSLVIGILAIAAILSFAFAQWIEGIAIVFAILINAAIGFFIEYQAVRSMEALQNLSSTEAKVRRQGQMQEIDAENLVPGDMVLLESGDLIPADMRLTETSKMQVNESSLTGESVSVTKTTEPIEGDVELADRTNMLFKGTALTRGSGEGVVVATGMQTELGHISKLTQEAKTEESTPLEKRLNQLGRRLIWVTLVIVVLIAISGIIVGKDIRLMVETSVALAVAAIPEGLPIVATIALARGMWRMAKRNALINKLAAVETLGATSIICTDKTGTLTENRMTVSHIVLDSGDVQISGEGLEPEGEFTQEDETLNPLEHDSLRPALEVGVLCNNAALQPEDSNESRVIGDPMEVALLIAGAKADLRREELLEEMPEVREEAFDPDTKMMATLHKSNGNYRFAVKGAPESVLEVCTRILTPDGEKELSDRDAWKQRSNDLAAQGLRILALAQKTVESEDAKPYEDLTFLGVVGLLDPPRQEVRAAIEECQNAGIRVIMVTGDQPVTARNIGLAVGLTDDEQADVVQGKDLKSPKESSSEERERLVKTPIFARVSPEQKLNLITLHQDTGAIVAMTGDGVNDAPALQKADIGVAMGQRGTQVAKEAADMVLQDDAFSTIVAAVEQGRAIFNNIRKFTIFLLSGNVGQIMAVTATSLVNAPLPILPLQILYLNIINDVFPALALGVGEGSPTLMEEPPRDPKESIITKRHWASIAGYGVIIAAPVLGSFYLAFNWLGLEKNQAVTISFLTIAFSRLWHVFNMRDRGSGVLVNEVTRNKYVWGSLILCTGFLAAAIYLPILSDILQTHAPSLQGWLLILGMSLVPLVIGQIGKLIADRTTNDKGQKTKDDPHR; encoded by the coding sequence ATGGCGGATCTTCCCAACCAACCGTGGACAATTTCATCAGCCGATTTATTTAAGAAACTGGATGTTTCTGAGGATGACGGACTCTCGGACACCGAGGTGCAACAGCGACGGGAACAGTATGGCGCGAACCGTCTGCAAGAAGCCCAGCGTCGCGGACCTTTACAAATCCTGATCGAACAGTTCAAAAGTTTAGTCATTGGGATTCTCGCCATTGCCGCTATTCTATCCTTTGCCTTTGCTCAGTGGATTGAAGGGATTGCCATTGTTTTTGCCATCTTAATTAACGCCGCCATTGGCTTCTTCATAGAGTACCAAGCCGTGCGTTCCATGGAAGCCTTGCAAAACCTGAGTAGCACCGAAGCCAAAGTGCGTCGCCAAGGACAGATGCAGGAGATTGACGCGGAAAACTTGGTACCCGGAGACATGGTACTCCTGGAAAGCGGAGATCTGATTCCGGCAGATATGCGGCTGACGGAAACCTCGAAAATGCAGGTGAATGAGTCGTCCCTTACAGGTGAATCCGTCTCCGTTACCAAAACCACAGAACCGATAGAAGGAGATGTGGAACTTGCCGATCGCACCAATATGCTGTTCAAAGGGACAGCCCTAACTCGCGGTTCCGGGGAAGGGGTGGTTGTGGCAACAGGAATGCAGACTGAATTGGGTCACATTTCTAAATTAACCCAAGAAGCCAAAACCGAGGAAAGTACTCCCCTAGAAAAACGGCTGAATCAACTGGGACGCCGTTTGATTTGGGTCACTCTAGTTATTGTCGTCCTGATTGCCATTTCCGGCATTATTGTGGGCAAAGATATTCGCCTGATGGTGGAAACCTCCGTCGCCCTAGCTGTCGCCGCGATTCCCGAAGGACTACCGATTGTGGCAACGATTGCCCTAGCGCGAGGGATGTGGCGCATGGCAAAGCGGAACGCCCTAATTAATAAACTGGCGGCGGTGGAAACCCTAGGGGCGACTAGCATTATTTGTACGGATAAAACCGGAACCTTAACCGAAAATCGGATGACGGTGAGTCATATTGTCCTCGACTCCGGTGATGTTCAAATTAGTGGTGAGGGATTAGAACCAGAAGGAGAGTTCACCCAAGAGGATGAAACCCTGAACCCCTTAGAGCATGATAGTCTCCGCCCCGCCTTAGAAGTTGGCGTCTTATGTAATAATGCAGCATTACAACCGGAAGACTCTAATGAAAGTCGAGTTATCGGTGATCCGATGGAAGTGGCGCTGCTGATTGCGGGGGCAAAAGCGGATCTGCGGCGCGAAGAACTACTAGAAGAGATGCCCGAAGTGCGGGAAGAAGCGTTTGATCCCGACACTAAAATGATGGCGACGCTGCATAAAAGTAATGGTAATTATCGCTTTGCCGTCAAAGGCGCACCGGAATCTGTCCTAGAGGTGTGTACCCGTATCTTAACCCCAGACGGTGAAAAAGAACTCAGCGATCGCGACGCCTGGAAGCAACGCAGTAATGACCTCGCCGCGCAAGGGTTACGGATTCTGGCATTGGCACAAAAAACGGTGGAGAGTGAAGATGCTAAACCCTACGAAGATCTAACCTTTTTAGGCGTCGTGGGCTTACTTGATCCCCCCCGCCAAGAAGTACGGGCGGCAATTGAGGAATGTCAAAACGCGGGAATTCGGGTGATTATGGTGACAGGGGATCAACCCGTAACCGCCCGAAATATTGGTTTAGCCGTTGGGTTAACCGATGATGAACAAGCGGATGTGGTGCAGGGGAAAGACTTAAAAAGCCCCAAAGAATCCTCTTCGGAGGAACGTGAACGCTTAGTCAAAACCCCGATTTTTGCCCGGGTATCTCCAGAACAAAAATTGAACCTGATTACTTTGCACCAAGACACCGGGGCAATTGTGGCAATGACGGGGGATGGGGTCAATGATGCCCCCGCCCTCCAAAAAGCCGATATTGGTGTCGCCATGGGACAACGAGGCACCCAGGTGGCAAAAGAAGCGGCGGATATGGTGCTGCAAGATGACGCCTTTTCCACGATTGTCGCGGCAGTGGAACAGGGTCGAGCCATCTTTAACAATATTCGCAAATTCACGATTTTTCTGCTATCCGGGAATGTCGGTCAAATTATGGCAGTCACCGCTACCTCGTTAGTCAATGCGCCCTTACCCATCTTGCCTCTACAAATCTTATATCTGAATATCATTAACGATGTCTTCCCCGCCCTGGCGCTGGGTGTGGGTGAAGGATCTCCCACCCTCATGGAAGAACCCCCCCGTGATCCCAAGGAGTCGATTATCACCAAGCGTCACTGGGCAAGCATCGCGGGATATGGTGTAATCATAGCTGCCCCGGTTTTGGGTTCCTTTTACCTCGCCTTCAACTGGTTAGGACTAGAAAAAAATCAAGCAGTTACCATATCATTTCTCACCATCGCCTTTTCCCGACTATGGCACGTCTTCAATATGCGCGATCGCGGATCAGGTGTACTGGTTAACGAAGTCACCCGCAATAAATACGTCTGGGGTTCCCTGATCCTGTGTACTGGATTCCTCGCCGCTGCTATTTATCTCCCCATCCTCTCCGATATCCTGCAAACTCATGCCCCTAGCCTACAGGGTTGGTTACTCATCCTGGGAATGAGTTTAGTTCCCTTAGTCATTGGGCAGATTGGCAAATTAATCGCGGATCGAACGACAAATGACAAAGGACAAAAGACAAAGGACGATCCCCACCGTTAA
- a CDS encoding adenosine kinase, translating to MTQHYDVYGLGNALLDIELEVSPELLQELGIDKGVMTLIEEDHQHKILKHLEGQSMKRGGGGSAANTMIALSQFGGKAFYSCKVANDEDGQVYLGDLLRFNVDTNLQYHAPEAGITGKCLVFVTPDADRTMNTFLGISASFSEAELVPDAIAQSKYTYIEGYLVTGAASKAAAIQARDLAKAAGQKIALSLSDLNMVKFFKDGLLEIIGSGVDFLFANESEALKMADTEDLTVAVDYLKGLAKGFAITRGAKGSVIFDGQEIIEIDAVPVKAVDTVGAGDMYAGAVLYGLTHGMSYAQAGELGSKAAAKLVTSFGPRMDTKDTRSLLDG from the coding sequence ATGACTCAACACTACGATGTATACGGTCTCGGTAATGCCCTTTTGGACATTGAATTAGAAGTTTCCCCAGAACTACTTCAAGAACTGGGCATTGATAAAGGGGTGATGACTTTAATTGAAGAAGATCACCAGCACAAGATCCTGAAACACTTAGAGGGTCAGTCAATGAAGCGCGGCGGTGGGGGATCGGCGGCAAATACAATGATTGCCCTGAGCCAATTTGGGGGTAAAGCGTTCTATTCTTGTAAAGTCGCCAATGATGAAGACGGACAGGTTTACCTGGGAGATTTGCTCCGCTTTAATGTTGACACAAACCTGCAATACCATGCCCCCGAAGCTGGAATTACGGGTAAATGCTTGGTGTTTGTCACGCCGGATGCCGATCGCACGATGAACACCTTTCTGGGAATTTCGGCGAGCTTTTCAGAAGCGGAATTAGTCCCTGACGCGATCGCACAGTCCAAATATACCTATATTGAAGGGTATTTGGTCACGGGTGCTGCTAGCAAAGCGGCGGCGATTCAAGCCAGAGATCTTGCCAAAGCCGCAGGTCAAAAAATCGCCCTATCCCTGTCTGATCTGAATATGGTGAAGTTCTTTAAAGATGGATTGCTGGAAATCATCGGTTCAGGGGTGGATTTCCTCTTTGCCAATGAAAGCGAAGCCCTAAAAATGGCGGACACTGAGGATCTCACGGTTGCTGTTGATTACTTGAAAGGGTTGGCTAAGGGGTTTGCGATTACCCGTGGAGCGAAAGGATCGGTAATCTTTGATGGACAAGAGATAATTGAGATTGATGCAGTCCCCGTTAAAGCAGTTGACACCGTTGGCGCAGGGGATATGTATGCTGGCGCGGTTCTTTACGGACTGACTCATGGTATGAGTTATGCTCAAGCAGGAGAGTTAGGATCTAAAGCGGCGGCAAAGTTAGTCACGAGTTTCGGTCCACGCATGGACACAAAAGACACTCGTTCTCTATTAGACGGATAA
- a CDS encoding glycosyltransferase — protein MNVNSANCLLPVPSGSFVVPDLTTVLSTTEERPLRFSLIIPTYKEAKNLAQLVEQVSRLLDSQLAGNYELIVVDDNSPDDTWKVAQELTNYPQLKVMRRIEERGLSTAVIRGWQVARGEVLGVIDADLQHPPELLLQLWSQIQGGADLAVASRHVEGGGVNDWSIIRRFLSRGAQTIGLILLPGVIGRVSDPMSGYFMVRRNCLVDRPLNPLGYKILIEVLGRGKIPEIGEVGYVFQERQVGESKVTWKQYVEYLQHLLRLRLSLGSIGRFIRFSIVGFSGVFVDIAIFYLLRNKLGLGLTLSAALSAEVAMFNNFLWNDVWTFGDISQHQPGLRQWFERFLKFNGICLAGLILNVLLVNLLFNVFGINEYVSKLIAIAAVTVWNFWINLKLSWRVTDVRQ, from the coding sequence ATGAATGTCAATTCAGCTAATTGCCTCTTACCTGTTCCGTCTGGTTCCTTTGTGGTTCCAGATTTAACGACTGTCTTATCCACAACGGAAGAACGTCCCCTGCGATTTTCCCTGATTATTCCCACTTATAAAGAAGCGAAAAATCTTGCCCAGCTTGTCGAACAAGTGAGCCGATTACTTGATTCGCAACTGGCGGGGAACTATGAACTGATTGTCGTTGATGACAATAGTCCTGATGACACTTGGAAAGTGGCGCAGGAACTCACAAATTATCCTCAGCTAAAAGTGATGCGGCGAATTGAGGAACGGGGATTATCTACCGCTGTAATTCGAGGATGGCAAGTAGCGCGGGGAGAGGTTTTGGGGGTAATTGATGCGGATCTCCAGCATCCCCCCGAACTGTTATTGCAGCTATGGAGTCAGATCCAAGGGGGCGCAGATTTAGCCGTTGCGAGTCGCCATGTTGAAGGTGGTGGTGTGAATGATTGGAGTATTATCCGCCGCTTTTTATCCCGTGGCGCTCAGACGATTGGGTTAATTCTTTTACCGGGAGTTATCGGTCGGGTTTCTGACCCGATGAGTGGTTATTTTATGGTGCGTCGTAACTGTTTAGTTGATCGCCCTTTAAATCCCCTGGGATACAAAATTTTGATTGAAGTCTTGGGTCGAGGTAAAATTCCTGAGATTGGGGAAGTGGGGTATGTGTTTCAAGAACGTCAAGTGGGCGAAAGTAAAGTAACGTGGAAACAGTATGTGGAGTATTTACAACACTTACTGCGCTTGCGTTTATCCCTAGGATCTATTGGTCGATTTATTCGCTTTAGTATAGTCGGCTTCAGTGGAGTTTTTGTCGATATTGCAATTTTTTATCTGCTGCGAAATAAACTGGGATTGGGATTAACGCTCAGTGCGGCTCTATCGGCTGAAGTCGCCATGTTCAACAATTTCTTGTGGAATGATGTATGGACATTTGGCGATATTTCTCAACATCAACCGGGATTGCGTCAGTGGTTTGAACGATTTTTGAAGTTTAATGGGATCTGTTTAGCTGGACTCATTCTCAATGTGTTACTCGTGAATTTATTGTTTAATGTCTTTGGCATCAATGAATATGTTTCTAAGTTAATCGCGATCGCGGCGGTGACAGTGTGGAATTTCTGGATCAATCTTAAGCTGAGTTGGCGCGTAACCGATGTGCGACAGTAA
- a CDS encoding RNA-guided endonuclease InsQ/TnpB family protein — MIVFEFKVKAKPTQYAAIDEAIRTAQFVRNKCLRYWMDNQGIDKYDLSKYCRVLACMFSFADQLNSQARQASADRAWSAITRFYENCRKKVKGPKGFPKFKKNCRSVEYKTSGWKLSENRKAITFTDKKGIGRLKLKGTYDLNFYQLNQIKRVRLVRRADGYYVQFAVKADVRVKTKPTGRVVGLDLGIKYFLADSNGHTEESPKFYRKSERQLNRANRQKSKKYRKGAKPQSKNYHLARKRYARKHLRVSRQRKEYCKRVAYSVIQSNDLVAYEDLNVKGLVRNRHLSKSISDAGWSTFRQWLEYFGHKYGKVTVAVPPHYTSVDCPKCHHRVKKSLSQRTHVCENCGYVEDRDIAASLNILQKGLSTAGHAGNYAWGDLPSWAIGAILSSNGGSENQESPRL; from the coding sequence ATGATAGTTTTTGAGTTCAAGGTAAAAGCTAAACCAACTCAATATGCGGCAATCGATGAGGCAATTCGGACAGCACAGTTTGTCCGAAACAAATGCTTGCGATACTGGATGGACAATCAAGGTATTGATAAGTATGACCTCAGCAAGTATTGCCGTGTATTGGCTTGCATGTTTAGCTTTGCTGATCAACTCAACTCTCAAGCTCGTCAAGCGTCTGCTGATCGCGCCTGGAGTGCGATTACTCGTTTCTACGAAAATTGTCGAAAAAAGGTTAAAGGACCCAAAGGTTTTCCTAAGTTTAAGAAAAACTGCCGTTCGGTTGAGTACAAAACATCAGGATGGAAGCTGTCAGAGAACCGGAAAGCCATCACCTTCACTGACAAAAAAGGAATAGGGCGACTTAAACTCAAAGGTACTTATGACCTAAACTTCTATCAGCTCAACCAAATCAAACGAGTAAGGTTAGTCAGACGTGCCGACGGGTATTACGTACAATTTGCGGTTAAAGCTGATGTCCGAGTAAAAACTAAGCCCACTGGCAGAGTCGTTGGGTTGGATCTGGGTATTAAGTATTTTTTGGCTGACTCCAATGGTCATACAGAGGAGTCACCAAAATTCTACCGCAAATCGGAAAGACAGCTCAATCGAGCTAATCGCCAAAAGTCTAAAAAGTACCGTAAGGGAGCCAAACCACAGTCAAAAAACTATCATTTGGCAAGAAAACGATATGCTCGAAAGCATTTAAGAGTAAGTAGGCAGCGAAAAGAATACTGCAAGCGAGTTGCATATTCCGTTATCCAATCTAACGATTTGGTAGCTTATGAAGACTTAAATGTGAAAGGGTTGGTAAGAAATCGTCACTTGTCTAAATCCATCTCTGATGCAGGCTGGTCTACCTTCAGGCAATGGCTGGAATACTTTGGACATAAATACGGGAAAGTAACGGTAGCGGTTCCCCCGCACTATACCTCTGTTGATTGTCCAAAGTGTCACCATAGAGTTAAAAAATCTCTGTCCCAACGGACTCATGTTTGTGAAAACTGTGGATACGTTGAAGACAGAGATATCGCAGCCAGTCTAAACATCCTGCAAAAAGGATTAAGTACGGCGGGGCACGCCGGAAACTACGCTTGGGGAGATCTGCCCTCTTGGGCGATTGGAGCAATCCTGTCGTCTAACGGCGGGTCGGAGAACCAAGAATCCCCGCGTCTTTAG
- a CDS encoding DUF2267 domain-containing protein: MPDNTVFLEKVKKQGQLEDIYDARDVTEVVFRTMRDLMNTDASDRVESELRQNDGSVPTPAEEQQKEIADLWKDTNPIVSFLSRIRPPLEFDADTFLFRIRQEASLPKGVSPETVVKAIFSATKDELSEERVKEVAEFLPPKIKQMWQQA; this comes from the coding sequence ATGCCCGACAATACAGTTTTCTTAGAAAAAGTCAAAAAGCAGGGTCAATTAGAAGACATTTACGACGCCCGTGATGTCACTGAAGTAGTGTTCCGCACCATGCGCGACTTAATGAACACAGACGCTTCAGATCGGGTCGAATCAGAATTGCGTCAAAACGATGGATCTGTACCGACTCCAGCCGAAGAACAGCAAAAAGAAATTGCCGATCTGTGGAAAGATACTAATCCCATTGTCAGCTTCCTGAGTCGGATTCGTCCCCCTCTCGAATTTGATGCTGATACCTTCTTGTTTAGAATCCGTCAAGAAGCCAGCTTACCCAAAGGAGTTAGCCCAGAAACGGTAGTAAAAGCCATTTTTTCTGCCACTAAAGATGAGTTGTCTGAGGAACGAGTCAAAGAAGTTGCTGAGTTTTTACCGCCTAAAATTAAACAAATGTGGCAGCAAGCGTAG